Sequence from the Chlamydiales bacterium genome:
ATTAACTGGTTTTGTCAGGCCGAAATTCCTTACCAACAATCAGACCCACATATGAATAGATGCATCAAAAAATTGATACACTTTAATATTCTGAAGGATGATTAATGTCATTTAATATGAGTCAAGACTTCGAGAATCAAACTTTTACAAAAAAAGATTTCACAAACATCGATCTTAAAAATAAATCCTTTTCATCCGTTCACTTTGAAAACTGCGATTTCACCCAAAGTGACATACGCAGCACAAGGTTTTTAGACTGTAGATTCAGTGGGTGCAATTTAAGCCTTAGCAAAGTAGATAATTCTAGATTCCAAAATGTAGAATTTCAAAGCTGCAAACTTGTTGGAGTTAACTTTACTCAATGCGACAATCTGTTCTTATCTATTAAGTTCCATAAGTGCCTAATTAATACATCCAACTTTTCAAATTTGAATTTAAAAAACACGCCTTTTCGTGATTGTATAATTCGTGACACTTATTTCTCTGAAACCAATTTAATGGGAGCAGATTTTTCTGAATCAGATTTAAAAGGCAGCACATTTCACAGCACAAATCTAAGTAATGCAAACTTTATTAGCGCTCTCAACTATTCTATCAACCCATTAACAAATAAATTAACAAAAGCTAGATTCTCTAGTCCAGAAGTCCTCACATTT
This genomic interval carries:
- a CDS encoding pentapeptide repeat-containing protein, whose amino-acid sequence is MSFNMSQDFENQTFTKKDFTNIDLKNKSFSSVHFENCDFTQSDIRSTRFLDCRFSGCNLSLSKVDNSRFQNVEFQSCKLVGVNFTQCDNLFLSIKFHKCLINTSNFSNLNLKNTPFRDCIIRDTYFSETNLMGADFSESDLKGSTFHSTNLSNANFISALNYSINPLTNKLTKARFSSPEVLTFLDYLEIIIE